The Cryobacterium roopkundense sequence GGCGGATGCCTCGATCAGCGTGCCGAGCGCCGTCGCCACCTCGGCATAGTTGCGTTCCGCCTCGGCGTGCACCCAGGCGATGGACGACCCGGGCAGGATGTCGTGGAACTGCTGAAGCAGCACCGTGTGCCACAACGTCTCGAACGCCGCGTACGGGTACTCGGCGCCGGTGCGCACCGCTGCTGTCGTGGCCCACAGCTCCGCTTCGCGCAGCAGGTGTTCGCTGCGCCGGTTGCCCTGTTTGGTGCGGGCCTGCGAGGTGAAGGTTCCGCGGTGGAATTCGAGGTAGAGCTCCCCCGACCACACCGGCGGGTCGGCGTACTCCGCCTCAGCCGCCTCGAAGAACCGGCGCGGCGTGGACAGCTCCACAGTGGGCGAGCCTTCGAGACTTGCGGTGCGTCGGGCGGCCGCGATCATGTCAATGGTGGGGCCTCCGCCGCCGTCGCCCCAGCCGAAGGGAACGAGCGAGCTGTTCGCGCGGCCCTTCTCGGCGAAGTTGCGTTCAGCCCGGGCGAGCTCGGCGCCGGAGAGCTCGGCGTTGTAGTCGGCGACGGGCGGGAAGTGCGTGAAAATTCGCGTGCCGTCGATTCCCTCCCAGAGGAACGTGTGATGCGGAAACACGTTCGTCTCGTTCCAGGAGATCTTCTGGGTGAGGAACCAGCGAGACCCGGCCGCCGCCACGATTTGCGGCAGCGCCGCCGAGTAGCCGAACGAGTCCGGCAGCCACACCTCGAGCGGTTCCACGCCGAACTCGCGCATGAAGAACGTCTTGCCAGCCACGAACTGCCGCGCGAGCGCCTCACCGCCGGGCATGTTCGTGTCGGATTCCACCCACATGCCTCCGGTCGGCACGAAGGCGCCGCGCGCGACGGCCGCGCGCACCCGATCGAACAGCTCCGGGTACGCCTCCTTCAGCCAGGCGTATTGCTGAGCGGATGACGCGGCGAACGCAAAATCCGCGTTCTCACCCATCAGGCTCAGCACGTTCGAAAAGGTGCGCGCCACCTTCCGCACGGTCTCGCGCACGGGCCACAGCCAGGCGCTGTCGATGTGCGCGTGGCCGACCGCGTGCACGTTGTGTGCGCTCGCGTTGGCCGGGCGCGAGAGCACGTTCGCGAGAACGTCGCGGCCGGCCGCTGCGGTTCCCGCCACGTCGTGCGGGTCGACCGTGTCGACGCAGCGTTCCAGAGCACGCAGAATCTCGGCGCGTCTCGCCGTTGCCGGGGGTAGTTCGGCGAGCAGGCCGCGCAGGGCGGTGACATCCTGCACGAGCTCCCAGACGGTCTGGTCTTTGAGCGCCACATCTACCTGCCGCAGCGTGTAGAGCGGTTCAGCGCCCGCCGTGGCGAGGTCGCCGAGCGGCGTAGGCTGAAAAGTGAAGTCCCCCGCGATGTTCGGGTTCGAGGCCGCCTCCACGAAGAAGTCCACCGAGCTTCCGCGGAGCGAGACCGCCTGGTTGCGGGCCTCGACGGCTTTCACGATCATGCCGTTTGAGGAATAGACAAGTCCCTCGGCTTGAAACCCGGGCACCGAGGCGCTGAAGCCGAGATCCACCACGAGTTCCGGGCGCAGGCTTTCGTTCGACAACCAGCCTTCGGGAACCGCCCCAGTGACGTGGAACCAGGTCGTGCCCCACGGCCTCCCCCACGGGTCGCCGACCGCGAAGGGCCCAAATTCATGCTCAACCGCCGTCGCAAAAGCCACCGGCTCACCGGGCGCATCCCAGCTCTCCACCCTGAGCGGCTGGCTGGCCCTGTAGACGGCGGGCTGCAGCCGTTCCGTGACGAAACGGGTGATGCGAAGCAGAACGAGCGCGCTATTGTCGTGCATGCCAGCATCCTAGGCCCCGGTGTCGTCCGCCATCGGGTTCGGGCATAACTCCTGCAAATCGTGACGGCCGAGCGGGGCGCCCGCGTGATTCCGGGACGGAATCGTGGGCGGTCCGGAATCTGCAGGAGTTATGCGCACGGGGAGCCACCCACACACAAAACGGCCCCGCCACGGGAGGTGGCGGGGCCGTTCAGCACGCGGCGACTAGGCCTTGAGGTGGTAGCGCACGCTCGCGAGCTCGGCGAGCAGGGCCGGCGGCATGCGGTCACCGAACTTGGTGAAGTACTCCTCGGTGAGGTCGCACTCCGCCAACCAGCTGTTGGTGTCGATGTCGAAGAGCTGGTCGAGGGCTTCCTTCGACAGGTCGAGGCCGTCGAGGTTGAGCCCGTCCTCAGCGGGGAGCAGGCCGATCGGGGTGTCGATGGCGTCCGCGCTGCCTTCGATGCGGCGAACCATCCACTCGAGAACGCGGGAGTTCTCGCCGAATCCGGGCCAGATGAAGCTACCGTCGGGGCCCTTGCGGAACCAGTTCACCTGGAAGATCGCGGGAGCCTTGGTGCCGAGCGACTTGCCCACCTTGAGCCAGTGACTCCAGTAATCGGCCATGTTGTAGCCACAGAACGGGAGCATCGCAAACGGGTCGCGGCGCAGTTCGCCCACGATGCCATCGGCGGCGGCGGTCTTCTCTGAGGAGATGGTGGCGCCCATGAACACGCCGTGCTTCCAGCTGCGGGCCTGGGCGACGAGCGGCACGTTGGTGGCGCGGCGTCCGCCGAAGACAATCGCATCGATCGGCACTCCGCCGGCCGCTTCCCAGTCGTCCGCGATCGACGGGCACTGGGCTGCAGCGACGGTGAAGCGGGAGTTCGGGTGTGCTGCGGGGCGACCGGAGGCGGGCGTCCAGTCCTTGCCTTCCCAGTCGATCAGGTGGTCGGGCGCCTTCTCGGTGAGGCCTTCCCACCAGACGTCTCCGTCATCGCGAAGGGCCACGTTTGTGAAGATCGTGTTGCCCCACATAGTGCTGACGGCGGTCGGGTTGGTGAGCTCGCCGGTTCCGGGGGCGACCCCGAAGAAGCCGGCCTCGGGGTTGATCGCCCAGAGGCGACCGTCTTCACCCTGACGCAACCAGGCGATGTCGTCGCCGATCGTCTCGACCTTCCAGCCCGGGATGGTCGGCTGCAGCATAGACAGGTTTGTCTTGCCACAGGCGGACGGGAACGCGGCGGCCACGTGGAACGTGCCGCCTTCCGGGGAGATCAGCTTGATGAGCAGCATGTGCTCGGCGAGCCATCCCTCATCGCGGCCCATGACGGATGCGATTCGCAGCGCAAACGACTTCTTGGAAAGCAGCGCGTTTCCGCCATACCCGGAACCGAACGACCACACCTCGCGGGTTTCGGGGAACTGCACGATGTACTTGGTGTCGTTGCAGGGCCATTCCACATCGGGGCGGCTGCGTCCGTCGGCACCGACGAGCGGGTAGCCGACGCTGTGCACGGTGTGCACCCAGGGGTCACCGGCCTCGATCATCTCGATGATCTTCTCGCCCATGCGCGTCATGATGCCCATGTTGAGCACGACGTAGGCGGAGTCGGTGATCTCGACGCCCAGCTGGGAGATGGAGCCGCCGAGCGGGCCCATCGAGAACGGAACAATGTACATGGTGCGGCCGCGCATGCTGCCGGCGAAAACACCCTTGAGTTCGCTGCGCATCGCCGCGGGCTCGGCCCAGTTGTTCGTGGGGCCGGCGTCGGCCTCATCTTCGGAGCAGATGAACGTGCGGCCCTCAACACGGGCGACGTCCTTCGGGTTGGTGCGGGCGAGAAAGCTGTTCGGGCGCCATTCCGGGTTCAAGCGGATGAGCTGGCCCGAGTTCACGAGCTCCTTGGACAGCTCGTTGGCCTCGCGTGACGATCCGTCACACCAGACGATCTGGTCGGGCTGGGTAAGCTCGGCGATTTCGTCGACCCAGGCCTGCAGCACGGGATCGGTGGTTCCGGTGCGCTCGGGAAGAGCGATGCTGCCGGTCTGGACGGATGAGCTTGTCAGGGTCATAGTGTGGCCTTTCCAATGTCGCCTGCGAGCGAGATTGATCGGGTGGAAATCTTTCGGGAGCGTAATTTTCTCTCGTGTAATCAGAATGCTCCTCTTTCCGGCTTCATACCGAGTAATACCGGGTTAATAATTGCTGTTCTTTAGCTATCGTTAAGGAATGTCGCCTCAAGCCTCCGATCTCATCACCCTGGGCCACCGCATCCGTCATTTTCGAGCCGAACGCGGACTCACCCTCGACCAGCTCGGCGAGCGCGTGAACCTCGCCGGCAGCCAGCTTTCCCTGATCGAAAACGGGCGCAGGGAACCCAAACTCTCTGCCCTGCAGGATCTGGCCGGGGCCCTCGGGGTGGAGCTGGCCGAACTCCTCAGCCGCGAGGCGCCCAACAACCGGGCCGCGCTCGAGATCGAACTCGATCGGGCGCAGAAGAATCCCCTCTACGGAGCGCTCGGCTTGCCGCAGGTCAAGGTCACCAAGGGCACGCCGATGGCCGCGATCGAATCACTCCTCGGACTTCACCGCGAGCTTGCCCGCCGGGCGAATGAGGCCATCGCCACTCCTGAGGAGGCTCGCCGAGCCAACACCGAACTGCGCGAGCGGATGCGAGAAGAGGGCAACTACCTGCCCGACATCGAGGAACTCGTGGAGGAACGGGTGAGGGCCTCCGGGCACGTGTCGGGAGCGCTCACCCACCGCGAGGTGAGCGTGATGGCCGAGCAGCTCGGCTTCAGCCTCGTGTATGTGAACGACCTGCCCAACTCCACCCGCTCGGTGACCGATCTCGTGAACGGCCGCATCTACCTGCCGCCGGCCTCGATTCCGGGCGGCCACGGACTTCGCTCGATGGCCCTGCAGGCGATGGGGCACCGGCTCCTCGGCCACGAGCGGCCCGGCAGCTACGCCGAGTTCCTCTGGCAGCGTCTCGAGATCAACTATTTCGCAGCGGCGTGCCTGATGCCGCGCGATGCATCCGTTGCCTTCCTTTCGCACGCCAAGGCGGAGCGCGAGCTGTCGGTGGAGGACTTTCGCGACGCCTTCGGAGTGACGCACGAGGCTGCGGCGCTGCGGCTGACCAACCTCGCCACCTCGCACCTCGAGATGCCGGTGCATTTTCTGCGCGTGAACGGCGACGGGGCGCTGCAGAAGGGCTACGAGAACGACGGACTTCCCTTTCCAAGTGACGTGACGGGCTCGATCGAGGGCCAGTTCGTGTGCAAGCAGTGGTCGTCGCGCAGCGCCTTCACCCACACCAACCGCACGACGGAGTATTACCAGTACACGGACACCCCGGCCGGAACGTTCTGGTCAGCGACGCAAACGGGTGTGACGGATGCCGGCGAGTACTCGATCAGCGTCGGCGTACCGTTCGCGCACGCCAAGTGGTTTCGGGGGCGAGAGACGGTCCAGCGCGCGGTGTCACGCTGCCCCGACGAGTCGTGCTGCCGCCGCCCCAACTCGGAGGCGGCCTCGCGCTGGGCAGGACGTGCCTGGCCGAGCGCGCGCCTGCACGCAAACGTGCTCTCGCCGCTGCCGTCTGGGACGTTCCCGGGAGTCGACGACATGGAGGTCTACGAGTTTCTGGAGCGCCACGCCGCCGAGTAGTGCAGCCGCGCCCCTGCGCCCTGCGCCCTGCGCCCTGCGCCCTGCGCCGCAAACCTGCACGTGCGCGGGGTCCTGCGCCGCAAACCTGCACGTGCGCCCGCGAAACCGCCCGCAGGAGCCACTTTTGGACGCGCCAGCCCCCGCACGAGCCGCTTTCGGGCGCAGCGGATCCAGGCGGCAGTCCGCGCTCACAGCCCGGGACGACGGATGACGCGGGTCGCGCGCACGGGGACCAGCCCTGCCTTCGTGAGCATCTGAAACAGGCGAGCCGGATCCCTTAAGTGCTCCCAGAGCACGCGCACCACTCCATAGCCCAGCGCTCGCAGTCGGTCTTCCCGAAGCTTCTCTCTGACCACAATCTCAGACTCGCTCAGGCCGTGCCGGAACCGCTCCTCACTGTATTTGACCAGGCCGTCGAACTCCGCGATGAGCCGGAAACCGACCCAGGTGAAATCTGCGAATCCGATCAGGCCGTCCGCGTCCCGAAATTCCATCTGCAGCTCCGGAAGATCGAAGCCGAGTTCGGCGATGATCAGACGGCAGAGCGACTCGCCGACGGACTCCGACAGAGTTGTCGCCGCATCCAGCACGGCCGACACGCGCCGAAGGCCACGCAGCGGGGAGAGTTGATCAAGCAGGTCCCGCACGTCGTCGAGCGTGGTGAGGAATTGGTGCGTGCGTCGGTCGACGAGCACCGCGGCATCCGTTGCCACGACGGCCGACAGGAAGGGAAGGGTCAGGGCGAGATCGATCACCGTGCGGGGTGTTGTCGTCGCAGTGAGGCCGTCGGCCGTACCCACTGACACCCCCTGGAGACCGACGGTGTGCACCGCGAGAATGGTCGTCGACCGTCCGCCGGACGCGCAATCGCTCAGCACGTGTGCCCGGTCTGGCCAGCGACCGAGCACCGGCAGCCCGAGCAGCGCGGCGGCGGTCTGGTGGGAGAACACCAGACCGGGGCCTGCCACGCGCTCGGCAATGGTCGCGAGTAGCCGATGGCGGTCGGGCGGGCGAAGAGTGGCCCAGAGGGCGCAATCGAGGTAGACGCCCTGTTTCAGGCGAACGAGGGTACCCCGTCGTACGGCGCGGCCCAGGCGGGTGTCGTCGAGCCCGAGCGCACCCATGTCACACGTGAAGATGAGGGATTCGCGGGCCAGCTGAATTTCGTCCATGGCGCGACGATGGCACGGTGCCGGGGCCTCGAGCCGGCCGGGGCAACATCTGTACAGAACTCCAGCGCCGGGGTGCCTGTGGAGAACAGGCGCGGCCCGATGGCGGGGCCTCGACGCCCGGGCTGGTGCGCCCAGAAACTGCACCTGCGCCCGCGATACTGCCCGCACGAGCCGCTTTCGACCGCACGAGCCTGCGCACGAGCCGCTTTCGACCGCACGAGCCTGCGCACGAGCCGCTTTCGACCGCACGAGGCAGGCCGCAGAGCGGGGCCGCGCAAGGCAGGGCGGCGGGCAGGGCGGAGCGGGTCAGAGCGGATCGAGGGCGCCGGGCACGAGGCCGAGTTCGTGCTCCGTGACAGTGCGCACGAGGCCGCGCAGGGTGCGCGCGTCGCCGTAGCGAACGGTGGCGTGGGCATTCAGGCCATCGATGATGCCGAGCAACTGCCACGCCACAGTGTCAGGGTCGCTCGCCGTGAACTCTCCGCGGGCACAGCCCTCATTCAGCAGTCCGGCCACAAAGGCCTGCCAGGCGTCCATCTGGCGCCCCACCTCCGCGGCGAGCGCGGGGTTGCGCCGCCCGAGGCTCCAGGCGTCGAGCCAGACCACGGTGACGCCGGTGCGCTCCGGGCCGAGCAGCGTGTTCACGAGGCCGCGGATCGCGTCGACGGACGTCACCGAGGGCGCGAGCTCCGCCGCCACGTCGCCGATCTCGGCGGCCACGATTTCGCCGAAGGTGTCGGCCACGAGCACGTCCATGTTGGGTTGGTAGTGACTCACCAGGCCGCTCGTCACGCCGACGCGCGCCGCCACAGCGCGCAGCGTGATTCCGTAGAGCCCGTCGTCGAGCGCGATCTCGCGGGCCGCGGCGGCGATCTCGATTGCGCGCTCACCGGGGTCTTTGCGCCGGCTTCGACCGGGAATTCCGGCATCACTTGACATGGCTCCCCAGTGTATATAGCTTTGCTCCTAACCTATTGATCATTTGATCAATAAGCCCGCCCGAAGGAGCACTCAATGACGAGCAGCGCTGCATGACCCGCACCGACAGCCGCGAGGACGCACGAGCCGAGATCCACCCACAGACCCGGCCCCCGACATCCACTGCCGAGCGCCCCGAACCGACAGCCGCCCACCCGGGCCGCACGGCCTCCGGCCACCTCGAACCTCACCCGGCCCACCCCGGCCGCACCGCCACCATCCACGCAGAGACGCACGCGGCCCACCCCGGTCACGCCGCTGCCCAGCGTCCCGAACCGCGCGGCACCGCCCACCCCGACCGCGACGCCGCCGGCCGCATCGAGACCCACGGCGTTGACTTCGTGCCCACGGACCAGCGCCACGGCCGACCCCGCGAACTCACCTGGATCTGGATGTCGACCAACGTGGTCTACCTGAACTTCGTGCTCGGCGGCACGATGACGCTGCTCGGCCTCTCCCTCGTGAACTGCCTGCTCGTGGTGCTCCTCGGCAACCTGTGGTGGCTACTTGTGGGTTACCTCGCCATCAGCGGTCCGGCAGCCGGCAGCCCGAGCGTCGTCATCATGCGCGCCATCTTCGGCGTGCGCGGCAACCGGATGTTCGGCGCCGGCCTTGGCGTGCTCATCGGGCTGCTGTACGTGATCATCAACTTGGCCTTCGCCTTCCTCGCCGGCATGGCCCTGCTCGAGTTTCTCGGCGTGGCACCCAGCTCCCCGCTGCGCTGGCTCGTACTCCTGGTCGTGGCGGCCGCAACGTTCACCGTCAGCGTGTACGGTCACGCCACCATCACGAAACTCAGCCCTTGGCTCACCCTCGCTCTCGCCGCGTGCTTCGGTGTGCTCGGCTTTTTCATCCTCGGCGCCGCCGACTTCGGCTACACGGTTGCCGCCCAGACAACGGATGCCCGTTGGGCCGCCTTCCTGCTCGGGTTCACCATCATTTCCTCCGGACCACTGTCGTGGGGTACCGGCGCCGACTACTCCCGCTACCTCCCCGAGCGCTCGAAGCCCAGCCGTGTGCTGATCTGGACCGCGATCGGCGGCTTCATCCCGGCGGTGCTCATCGCCTGGCTTGGCGTACTTGCCGGCACCCGCATGGACATGACAGATCCGCAGACGGCGCTGCTGCAGATTCTTCCCGGCTGGTTCTACCCGGTGTTCCTGTTTGCTATTCTGCTCGGGAGCACCGCCAACAACGTGCTCTGCTCGTATTCCACCAGCCTGTACATTCAGGCCCTTGGCGTGCGACTTCCCCGCGCCGCGACAGTGCTGCTCACCGCCGCGATCACCATCGCCGCCTCCGCCTGGCTGCTCTTCGTAGCCGAGAGCTTTCTCGACACCCTGAACAGCGCGCTCGAGATCAGTGTCGCCGTGCTCGGGCCGTCTGTCGCCGTGTACGCCGCCGACCTGGCCCTTCGCCGCAACCGCTACAGCGGCCCCGACCTCGCCCTCGAGACCCCGGACAGCCCGTTCTGGTTTAGCGGCGGCTACTGCTGGCCCGGCATCATCGCCATCAGCGCGGCCACTCTCGCCGCCGTCGCGACCTCCAACACCACCCTCTACCAGGGCCCGATCTCGGTGCTCCTCGACGGCGCCGACCTGTCCGCCCTCGTGGGGCCCCCGTCCTCGGCGCCGGAATCTACGCCATCCTCTGGCGCCGCCCTTCCCCTTCCAGAACTCATCAGGAGCTCCCATGCGCACGATAGTCGCCCCCGCCATTCCCCCCGCGTTCACCCGAACGGATGCCCCAAGCCGGCTCCCCCTGCGGGTCGCGCTCGTGCAGCATCGCTGGCACCCTGACAGTGCGGCCCTGCGCGCGGAGCTGGCCGACGGCATCCGCGTGGCCGCCGCCGAAGGCGCCCGGGTAGTGTTCCTGGCCGAGCTCACCCTGAGCAAATATCCCGGCAACGTGCGGGCGAAGGGCGTGCCGAAGAGCGACGCCGAAGATCTGCTCGAAGGACCGACCTTCGCGTTCGCCGCCGAGCAAGCTCGGCTGCACGGCGTGTTCGTACACGCCTCCCTGTTCGAGCGGCCCGCCGATCGCGACGAACCCGACGACCCCCGCGGCTACAACACAGCGATCCTGGTGTCGCCGGCCGGCGCGCTTGCGGGCCGCACCCGCAAGACGCACATTCCCATCAGCGCCGGCTACTACGAAGACACCTATTTTCGACCCGGCCCCGCCGAAGACGCGTACCCCGTGCACGAACCTGAGGGGCTCGGCGGGGCACGCCTTGGCCTGCCCACTTGCTGGGACGAGTGGTTCCCCGAGGTGTCGCGGCTGTACGGCCTCGGCGGCGCCGACATTCTCGCCTACCCCACGGCGATAGGGTCCGAGCCGTCATTCCCGGCGTTCGACACGCAACCCATTTGGCAGCAGGTCGTGGTGGCCAACGGAATCACCAGCGGCCTGTTCATGGTCGTGCCAAATCGCCACGGAGACGAGGGTGACCTCACGTTCTACGGTTCGTCCTTCATCTCCGACCCCTACGGTCGGGTGCTCGTGCAAGCGCCGCGGGACGAATCCGCTGTGCTCGTGGCCGACCTCGACCTGGCCCAGCGCGCCGAGTGGCTCGCCCTGTTCCCGTTCCTGCTCACCCGCCGGCCCGACACCTACGCGGGGTTGGTGCGGCCGGTCGACCCGGCGCGCCCGTTCGGCGCGGTCGCACTCGCCGAGGTGACGGCATGAGCTGGCGGATGCCGGCCGAGACCGCGCCGCAGGACAGGGTGTGGATGGCGTTCCCGGTGGGCGGTTACACGCTCGGCGACGACGCAGCGTCGGCCCACGAGGCGCGGTCCACCTGGGCTGCCGTGGCCCACGCCGTGGCCGAGTTCGAGCCGGTACGCATGGTTGTCGACCCGCGCGAGCGCGCCGCCGCCACCCGGTACCTCTCCGTCGACATCGAGGTGCTCGAGGCCCCGCTCGACGACTCGTGGATGCGCGACATCGGCCCCACCTTCGTGCACGGGCCGGGCGGGGAGCTCGGCGCGGTCGACTGGACCTTCAACGGCTGGGGCGCGCAGGATTGGGCGTCGTGGAAAGAGGATGCCGAGATCGGCCGGTTCGTGACCGGCGCGTCGGGCGCCACCGCGGTGTCGTCTCTTCTCGTGAACGAGGGCGGCGGATTCCACGTGGACGGCGAGGGCACCGTTCTGCTCACCGAGACCGTGCAACTCGACCCGGGCCGCAATCCGTACGCCGACCGGGCCAGGGTGGAAGCCGACCTCGCGCGCACGATCGGCACGGAGCACGCCGTGTGGCTGCCGCGCGGACTCACCCGCGACCAGGAACGCTACGGCACCCGCGGCCACGTTGACATGGTCGCCGCGATCCCCTCCCCCGGTACCGTGCTGCTGCACGCGCAGAACGACCCCGCTCACCCTGACTTCGCGGTGTCCCGCGAGGTGCGCCGCGTGCTTCAGGACGCGCACGACGCCGCGGGGCGGTCGTTCACGGTCATCGATCTGCCCGCGCCGACCCGACTGCGCGACTCTGAGGGCGTTGTGGACTACAACTACGTGAACCATCTCGTGGTGAACGGCGGCGTTGTGGCGTGCAGTTTCGGTGAGGAGAAAGCCGATGCGGTGGCCCGGGACATCCTCGCGGAGGCGTACCCGGGGCGGCGGGTCGTGTCGGTCGACGCGCGGCCGCTTTTCGCCCGCGGCGGCGGCATCCATTGCATCACCCAGCAGCAACCGAGCCGACCGGCGTCTGGAAGCTGAAGCCACAGGCAGATGTTCAGGGAGGGCCGCCCTAGAATAAGGAAGTCGGCGCCCCCAGTGCTTGCCCCTCGGGCGAGCGGTGCCGACCACGCGATACACCTTGAACGGAAGTACATGAGCGCCCCCGGCGACGCCCTTGTCCACCTCTGGCTGCCCTCGGGCGCCCCGACGACAGGGTGGGTGCGCTGATGGAAATCGTTGCCCTGATCGTTGGAATAGTCCTGATCGCGGCCTGCGGAGGCTTTGTCGCCGCCGAGTTCGCCCTCATCACGGTGAACCGCAACGACGTGGAAGCCGCCGCCGAAGCCGGCGATAAGCGCTCGATGGGCGCGCTTCGCGCCATGAAGACCATGTCCACGCAGCTCTCCGGTGCCCAGCTCGGCATCACCGTGACCAACCTCGGCATCGGTTTCGTCGCCGAGCCGGCCATTGCTAGTCTCGTCGACGGCCCGCTCGGCGCGGCCGGACTCTCGGATGCCGCAGCTACGACGGTGTCGGTCACGCTCGCCCTCGTACTCGCGATGATCCTCACGATGATCTTCGGTGAGCTGATCCCGAAAAACCTCGCGATCGCGCGTCCGCTGCAGACCGTTCGCGCGGTGCAGGGCTTCCAGCGCGGGTTCACCAAGATCATGGCCTACCCCATTCGCCTGTTCAACGGCACCGCCAACAAGGTCGTGCGCCTGATGGGCTTCGAACCGCAGGAGGAGCTCGCTTCCGCCCGCTCCCCCGAAGAGTTGCTCGGCCTCGTGCGCCACTCGGCGAATAAGGGAGCCCTCGCTGTCGACACCGCCGAGCTCGTGGAACGCTCCTTCGCGTTCGGCGACCGGCGCGCCAACGACGTGATGACCCCGCGCGGCCAGATACTGAGCCTCGACCCCGATGACACCGTGCACACCCTGCTGATCACGG is a genomic window containing:
- a CDS encoding agmatine deiminase family protein; translation: MSWRMPAETAPQDRVWMAFPVGGYTLGDDAASAHEARSTWAAVAHAVAEFEPVRMVVDPRERAAATRYLSVDIEVLEAPLDDSWMRDIGPTFVHGPGGELGAVDWTFNGWGAQDWASWKEDAEIGRFVTGASGATAVSSLLVNEGGGFHVDGEGTVLLTETVQLDPGRNPYADRARVEADLARTIGTEHAVWLPRGLTRDQERYGTRGHVDMVAAIPSPGTVLLHAQNDPAHPDFAVSREVRRVLQDAHDAAGRSFTVIDLPAPTRLRDSEGVVDYNYVNHLVVNGGVVACSFGEEKADAVARDILAEAYPGRRVVSVDARPLFARGGGIHCITQQQPSRPASGS
- a CDS encoding nitrilase-related carbon-nitrogen hydrolase; this encodes MRTIVAPAIPPAFTRTDAPSRLPLRVALVQHRWHPDSAALRAELADGIRVAAAEGARVVFLAELTLSKYPGNVRAKGVPKSDAEDLLEGPTFAFAAEQARLHGVFVHASLFERPADRDEPDDPRGYNTAILVSPAGALAGRTRKTHIPISAGYYEDTYFRPGPAEDAYPVHEPEGLGGARLGLPTCWDEWFPEVSRLYGLGGADILAYPTAIGSEPSFPAFDTQPIWQQVVVANGITSGLFMVVPNRHGDEGDLTFYGSSFISDPYGRVLVQAPRDESAVLVADLDLAQRAEWLALFPFLLTRRPDTYAGLVRPVDPARPFGAVALAEVTA
- a CDS encoding hemolysin family protein, giving the protein MEIVALIVGIVLIAACGGFVAAEFALITVNRNDVEAAAEAGDKRSMGALRAMKTMSTQLSGAQLGITVTNLGIGFVAEPAIASLVDGPLGAAGLSDAAATTVSVTLALVLAMILTMIFGELIPKNLAIARPLQTVRAVQGFQRGFTKIMAYPIRLFNGTANKVVRLMGFEPQEELASARSPEELLGLVRHSANKGALAVDTAELVERSFAFGDRRANDVMTPRGQILSLDPDDTVHTLLITAKATGHSRFPIISGDGEGTVHGLVHVRHALAVPYLERDTVTVGQVMGPATIVPDTVELDNLMDTLRKGGLQMAVLIDEFGDTAGLVTLEDLVEELVGEVRDEHDPEEEIHEIDPDGTWDLDASLRPDEASEHLGVTVPEHEEYDTLAGLVTLELGRLARVGDAVEIDGEDVPGEPDSRIRFEVTAMDDHRIDRVRVLVTPLDHDHESEPERTESHS